Proteins from a single region of Cytophagaceae bacterium:
- the fucP gene encoding L-fucose:H+ symporter permease, producing MKQKNQYLFPFILITILFFLWGFAHNLNPILIPHLKKACQLSDLESALIDSAFFVGYFVMALPAGFFMKKYGYKYGIIFGLLLFAVGAFLFVPAANTRAFAVFLFALFVIASGLTFLETAANPYVTVLGDSHSATQRLNFSQSFNGLAASLAPLMGGIFILSGKTLTEAEKSSFSDVQLDQYLLEEAASVKIPYIIIGIVVLLVAIFIWRTNLPEIDEAESSADTTEKESILKNKNLVLGVLAQFFYVGGQVSITSFFIRFLGKTAGIEEKSAAIYLSVALLTFMVGRFVGTFLMRFVAPYKLLIIYSASNIVLLFLAVTFGGHFSIYALIGVEFFMSIMFPTIFSLSITGLGSKTKLGSSLLIMSIVGGAVFPVIMGLISDKYNIQIAYIVPLLCFFVVLYFGMKTTSRESMVTAVKH from the coding sequence ATGAAACAAAAGAACCAGTATTTATTTCCCTTCATTCTTATTACAATTTTATTCTTCCTTTGGGGCTTTGCTCATAATCTAAACCCTATCTTAATTCCCCATCTCAAAAAAGCTTGTCAATTGTCTGATTTGGAATCGGCATTGATTGATTCGGCGTTTTTTGTCGGGTATTTTGTGATGGCATTGCCTGCCGGGTTTTTTATGAAAAAGTATGGTTACAAATATGGGATAATTTTCGGACTCCTGCTTTTTGCAGTGGGGGCCTTTTTGTTTGTTCCGGCAGCCAATACACGGGCATTTGCGGTGTTTTTATTTGCGTTGTTTGTGATTGCGAGTGGACTAACCTTCCTCGAAACTGCGGCTAATCCTTACGTCACTGTGCTTGGCGACAGCCATTCGGCTACTCAAAGGCTAAATTTTTCACAGTCATTTAATGGACTGGCGGCTTCACTGGCTCCACTTATGGGAGGAATTTTTATTTTGTCAGGAAAAACTTTGACTGAAGCAGAGAAATCAAGTTTTTCAGATGTCCAACTCGATCAATATTTATTAGAAGAAGCGGCCTCTGTTAAAATACCCTATATTATAATTGGAATAGTAGTACTGTTGGTTGCAATATTTATCTGGCGTACCAATTTGCCGGAGATTGACGAAGCTGAATCTTCAGCGGATACAACAGAAAAGGAGAGTATTCTAAAAAACAAAAACCTTGTTTTGGGGGTATTGGCTCAGTTTTTTTATGTCGGCGGACAGGTAAGTATTACAAGCTTTTTTATCAGATTTTTGGGAAAAACAGCAGGCATAGAGGAAAAATCAGCCGCAATATATTTATCAGTTGCTTTACTTACTTTTATGGTTGGCAGGTTTGTAGGTACTTTTCTGATGCGGTTTGTGGCACCTTATAAATTGTTGATTATTTACAGTGCCAGCAATATTGTTTTGTTATTTCTGGCCGTCACTTTCGGGGGGCATTTCTCTATTTATGCCTTGATAGGCGTTGAGTTTTTTATGTCGATTATGTTCCCGACTATTTTTTCATTGAGTATAACCGGATTAGGCTCAAAAACAAAGCTTGGCTCATCACTGCTGATTATGTCGATTGTGGGAGGAGCTGTATTCCCTGTGATAATGGGATTGATTTCAGATAAATATAATATACAGATTGCCTACATCGTGCCATTGTTGTGCTTCTTTGTGGTATTGTATTTTGGTATGAAAACTACTTCCAGAGAGTCAATGGTAACCGCTGTGAAGCATTAA
- a CDS encoding ROK family protein, with translation MATEYLGIDVGGTNVKMGIVNADNGNITNFYSHDTGAWRQNNRFVESLGDAIAVMLNENPDVQKVGIGVPGLITRDRMTLLEITAIPEIDGTPLIPYLMERFQEKEFYLENDANAAALGEYYFGEESVPEDYIFVTLGTGVGGAAIIDKQVFKGGGGNAMEPGHMPSANGKVLERNIGKNELLALANKMRAEYLGETKLPADGSISTTGLVAAATEDDELALQIFDVIGTLLGDGLVSMIRILDITTILIGGGLSASFDFIMPAVNRQLKYWLTPYYIKTLEIKRATLANDAGLLGAASLCF, from the coding sequence ATGGCAACAGAATATTTGGGCATAGACGTAGGCGGCACTAATGTAAAAATGGGTATTGTAAATGCCGACAATGGCAATATCACCAATTTTTATAGTCACGATACCGGAGCATGGAGACAAAACAACCGATTTGTCGAAAGTCTGGGTGACGCCATCGCCGTAATGCTCAATGAAAATCCCGATGTTCAGAAAGTAGGTATAGGCGTACCCGGCTTGATTACCCGCGACAGAATGACTTTACTGGAGATCACCGCAATTCCTGAAATTGATGGTACCCCGCTGATTCCTTACCTGATGGAAAGATTTCAGGAAAAAGAATTTTATCTTGAAAACGATGCCAATGCAGCAGCACTGGGTGAATATTATTTCGGAGAAGAAAGTGTACCCGAAGACTATATCTTTGTTACACTTGGAACCGGAGTAGGTGGTGCTGCCATTATCGACAAGCAAGTATTTAAAGGAGGCGGCGGAAATGCCATGGAGCCCGGTCATATGCCTTCAGCCAATGGTAAAGTATTGGAAAGAAATATCGGAAAAAATGAATTGCTGGCATTGGCCAATAAAATGCGGGCCGAATACTTAGGCGAAACTAAATTACCGGCTGATGGCTCTATTTCTACCACCGGTTTAGTAGCTGCTGCTACGGAAGACGATGAGCTGGCTTTGCAAATTTTTGACGTAATCGGTACCTTATTGGGTGATGGTCTGGTTTCGATGATCAGAATCCTTGATATTACCACTATCCTAATTGGCGGAGGTCTTTCAGCCAGTTTTGATTTTATTATGCCGGCAGTTAATCGTCAACTTAAATACTGGCTTACTCCTTATTACATTAAAACACTAGAAATAAAACGAGCCACTTTGGCTAACGACGCCGGACTTTTAGGTGCTGCGAGTTTGTGTTTTTGA
- a CDS encoding YihA family ribosome biogenesis GTP-binding protein produces the protein MYQIKEAVFEKSASNYLQCPKNELPEIAFIGRSNVGKSSLINMLTGIKNLAKTSQTPGKTQLINHFLVDNKWYLVDLPGYGFAKVPLSEKNKWEKMTWDYMLNRPNLKYIFVLIDLRIPPQKIDLEFLYKLGENGLPIKLIFTKADKVKSMEAQKNTTAFREAMAVDWKIIPEFFITSAERKTGKPELLGLIEEIIFDNF, from the coding sequence ATGTATCAAATCAAAGAAGCGGTATTCGAAAAAAGTGCATCCAACTATTTGCAATGCCCAAAAAATGAGCTGCCCGAAATCGCTTTTATTGGCCGGTCCAACGTAGGAAAATCTTCCCTGATTAATATGCTTACCGGAATAAAAAACCTTGCAAAGACCTCGCAGACTCCGGGAAAGACCCAACTTATAAATCATTTTTTGGTAGATAATAAATGGTATCTGGTTGATTTGCCCGGTTATGGATTTGCCAAAGTGCCATTATCCGAAAAAAACAAATGGGAAAAAATGACCTGGGATTACATGCTCAATCGTCCAAACCTGAAATACATCTTCGTTTTGATTGATTTGAGAATCCCACCACAGAAAATTGACCTTGAATTTTTGTATAAATTAGGAGAAAACGGATTACCAATAAAATTGATATTTACCAAAGCCGATAAGGTAAAATCTATGGAGGCTCAGAAAAATACGACAGCTTTCAGAGAAGCCATGGCAGTGGATTGGAAAATCATCCCTGAGTTTTTCATTACCTCCGCAGAACGGAAAACCGGCAAGCCCGAACTTCTGGGTCTGATAGAAGAAATAATCTTCGACAATTTTTAA
- a CDS encoding transcriptional repressor, with translation MLNRDSSEILKQFDLRHTDTRENILDGFISKPTALSHADIESFLIDGFDRVTIYRTLKTFLDKGIIHKVLDDQGGIKYALCKEECSHSAHHHDHVHFKCSACGDTTCIEKLTVPEIILPEGYQKKEINVLVQGICPKCQ, from the coding sequence ATGTTAAACAGAGACTCCTCCGAAATATTAAAACAATTTGACCTCAGGCATACCGATACCCGTGAGAATATACTGGACGGTTTTATTTCTAAACCTACTGCCCTCTCACATGCCGACATCGAATCATTTCTGATTGATGGATTTGACAGGGTTACCATATACCGTACTTTAAAAACTTTTCTCGATAAAGGCATCATTCATAAGGTATTAGACGACCAGGGTGGAATAAAATACGCCCTATGTAAAGAGGAATGTAGTCACTCGGCACATCATCATGACCATGTGCATTTCAAATGTTCGGCCTGTGGAGATACTACATGTATTGAAAAACTAACAGTACCTGAAATCATCCTTCCTGAAGGATATCAAAAAAAAGAAATCAATGTATTGGTTCAGGGAATATGTCCCAAATGCCAGTAA
- a CDS encoding ATP-binding cassette domain-containing protein — MAKGREGFWDEVAPKDKRKISKDGFKKALSLFKFMLPYKKTYIIGMVFLVLSTLTTMAFPLLIGEMTKVMEGKSAFTINQVAIYFGAILLAQGIFSFFRVYFFAIVSEKTAADLRKILFDKFIKAPITFFENNRVGDLMSRLTSDVSAVQNVLSTTLAEFFRQIATLVIGITMLIYISWKLTLFMLATFPIIVIAALVFGKYIRVLSRKVQDRLAEANTIVEESLQSISIVKAFTNERLESKRFGKSIDETVRLALKTANLRGGFISFFIIGLFGGIVLVIWYGGNLVIEKEILISQLITFLTLTIFIGGSMSGLGDLYAQLQRTVGASERILEILSEKDEVNLEKQPLPNPISGNISFENVKFRYPSRTDIEVLKGLNINIASGKKIALVGPSGAGKSTIVQLLMKLYNLADGKIKIDGQDIAAQDVSYLRQNIAIVPQEVILFGGTILENIAYGKPDASQQEIEDAAQRANAVEFIDKFPEKYETVVGERGVKLSGGQRQRIAIARAILKDPKILILDEATSALDSESEKLVQDALNELMKGRTTIIIAHRLATIRNVDQIYVIKDGEIAETGSHDDLMTDRNGIYSNLVKMQYDLEPLDS; from the coding sequence ATGGCGAAAGGAAGAGAAGGTTTTTGGGATGAGGTAGCCCCAAAAGATAAAAGAAAAATTAGCAAAGACGGGTTCAAAAAAGCATTGAGCTTGTTCAAATTCATGCTTCCCTACAAAAAGACCTATATCATTGGAATGGTTTTTTTGGTGCTTTCTACACTTACTACCATGGCATTCCCACTGTTGATAGGCGAAATGACCAAAGTAATGGAAGGCAAATCGGCATTTACGATCAATCAGGTGGCAATATATTTTGGAGCCATTTTACTTGCCCAGGGCATTTTTTCGTTTTTCAGGGTATATTTCTTTGCTATTGTAAGTGAAAAAACTGCCGCCGATCTCCGTAAAATCCTGTTTGATAAATTTATCAAAGCTCCGATTACATTTTTTGAAAATAACCGTGTGGGTGACCTCATGAGCAGGCTTACTTCTGATGTGTCGGCAGTTCAAAACGTACTTTCCACCACTTTGGCAGAATTTTTCAGACAGATAGCCACCTTGGTCATAGGAATTACGATGTTGATATATATTTCCTGGAAACTCACCCTTTTTATGTTGGCAACGTTCCCTATAATTGTGATTGCTGCTTTGGTTTTTGGCAAGTATATCAGAGTTCTTTCCAGAAAAGTTCAGGACAGGCTTGCCGAAGCCAATACAATCGTTGAAGAATCACTACAGTCTATCTCCATCGTAAAAGCATTTACCAACGAGCGTTTGGAATCCAAAAGATTTGGAAAAAGTATAGATGAGACTGTAAGGCTGGCATTGAAAACCGCCAATCTCCGCGGTGGATTTATTTCCTTCTTTATAATAGGTTTGTTTGGTGGAATCGTGCTGGTAATCTGGTATGGTGGAAACCTGGTCATTGAAAAAGAAATCCTGATTTCTCAGTTGATTACCTTCCTCACTTTAACAATCTTTATTGGCGGAAGTATGAGTGGTCTGGGCGACCTTTATGCCCAGCTTCAGCGTACTGTTGGGGCGTCTGAAAGAATTTTGGAAATACTAAGTGAAAAAGATGAAGTTAATCTGGAAAAACAGCCTTTGCCTAATCCTATTTCAGGTAATATTTCTTTTGAAAATGTAAAATTCAGATATCCTTCACGCACCGACATCGAAGTACTTAAAGGCCTGAATATAAATATAGCGTCGGGTAAAAAAATTGCATTAGTAGGTCCTTCCGGTGCCGGTAAGTCAACCATCGTGCAGTTGCTGATGAAATTGTATAACCTGGCCGATGGAAAAATAAAAATTGATGGTCAGGATATTGCTGCTCAGGATGTCAGTTATTTAAGGCAAAATATAGCCATAGTTCCGCAGGAAGTCATATTGTTTGGAGGTACTATTCTTGAAAACATTGCCTATGGAAAACCCGACGCAAGCCAGCAGGAAATTGAAGACGCAGCCCAAAGAGCCAATGCTGTTGAGTTTATTGATAAATTTCCCGAAAAATATGAAACTGTAGTTGGGGAACGAGGTGTGAAACTATCGGGTGGTCAAAGGCAGCGTATTGCCATAGCAAGGGCTATTTTGAAAGACCCAAAAATCCTGATTCTCGATGAAGCCACCAGTGCTCTTGACTCAGAATCAGAAAAACTGGTACAAGATGCCTTGAACGAACTCATGAAAGGCCGTACCACAATAATAATTGCTCACAGGCTTGCTACCATCAGAAATGTTGACCAAATTTATGTAATAAAAGATGGCGAAATTGCCGAGACAGGAAGTCATGATGATCTCATGACCGACAGAAACGGCATATATTCCAATCTGGTAAAAATGCAATACGATTTAGAACCTTTGGATTCTTAA
- a CDS encoding gliding motility protein produces the protein MKAVLGFISINILLFSLISCGSNDAKKIAEIPLNLEIRRFDKELMQTKTKEELASLFQNNPVYIRSLYNTFPGDTALVSHVFYLTQHPETRKLYDYTLTQFGNLEKLSSELEGAFKAIKYYYPQFKVPQVVTTFSGLENDIFVSDSLIIISLEAFAGPKAPYRPEQPNYILNRYTPDYIVPTVVRFLSNSYNKLDARDQSFVADMMFFGKSLEFTKQMLPNTADSLILGYSDAQMKETWEAQDLVWAHIIDKNLLQEKTPAIKNRYFGERPNVPEIGPSCPGRIGQWLGWRIIQRYRTENPKVTFQDMMANANPNEILLKSKYRGQTEE, from the coding sequence ATGAAGGCAGTTCTTGGTTTTATTTCCATAAACATTTTATTATTCTCACTTATTTCCTGTGGTTCCAATGATGCTAAGAAAATAGCAGAAATTCCCCTAAATCTTGAAATCAGGAGATTTGATAAAGAATTGATGCAAACCAAAACGAAAGAAGAACTGGCATCATTATTTCAGAATAACCCGGTATATATTCGCTCTCTTTACAATACTTTTCCCGGCGACACGGCCTTGGTTTCACATGTATTTTATCTTACCCAACATCCTGAAACCCGAAAATTGTATGATTATACCTTGACGCAGTTTGGAAACCTGGAAAAACTAAGCTCAGAACTGGAAGGAGCCTTCAAAGCCATAAAATACTATTATCCTCAATTCAAAGTTCCTCAGGTCGTGACCACATTCTCAGGTCTTGAAAACGACATTTTTGTATCAGACAGCCTTATTATAATTTCATTGGAAGCATTTGCAGGACCAAAAGCACCCTACAGGCCCGAGCAGCCCAATTATATTTTGAACAGATATACGCCTGACTATATTGTACCTACGGTAGTGCGGTTTTTATCCAATTCCTACAATAAACTTGATGCCCGGGACCAAAGCTTTGTGGCCGACATGATGTTTTTCGGAAAATCACTGGAGTTTACCAAACAGATGCTTCCCAACACGGCTGACTCTCTGATTTTAGGATATTCTGATGCCCAGATGAAAGAAACCTGGGAAGCACAGGATTTGGTGTGGGCACACATCATTGATAAAAATCTTTTGCAGGAAAAAACACCGGCAATCAAAAACCGGTATTTTGGAGAAAGACCCAATGTACCGGAAATAGGGCCCTCATGCCCGGGAAGAATTGGACAATGGCTGGGCTGGCGAATAATACAGAGGTATAGAACTGAAAACCCAAAAGTGACGTTTCAGGATATGATGGCTAATGCAAATCCCAACGAAATTTTACTAAAATCAAAATACCGCGGGCAGACCGAAGAATAA
- a CDS encoding DUF3127 domain-containing protein: protein MEVSGSIKVINAEQQVSATFKKRELVVTTDEQYPQHIMIEFTQDKCDLLNQYNVGDFVKVSINLRGREWTNPQGEVRYFNSIQGWRIEKNAAETSAPSASAAPAAPAPPIPAALEGEDDLPF from the coding sequence ATGGAAGTTTCCGGAAGCATCAAAGTAATAAATGCAGAACAGCAGGTAAGTGCAACTTTTAAGAAAAGAGAATTGGTTGTAACTACCGACGAACAGTATCCTCAGCATATTATGATTGAGTTTACGCAAGATAAATGTGATCTTTTGAATCAATATAATGTAGGTGATTTTGTGAAGGTATCTATTAATCTTCGCGGAAGAGAATGGACCAACCCGCAAGGTGAAGTTAGATATTTTAATAGTATTCAAGGCTGGAGAATAGAGAAAAATGCGGCTGAAACCTCGGCTCCTTCTGCATCGGCAGCTCCGGCGGCTCCTGCACCTCCGATTCCGGCAGCATTGGAAGGAGAAGACGATCTTCCGTTCTGA
- a CDS encoding nucleotide sugar dehydrogenase produces MNIVIIGLGYVGLPLAVEFGKKYPTIGFDINLKRIEELKSGFDRTRETEKEELLNSRHLSFATDIAILNNLEGKKIFIVTVPTPIDSANKPDLRPLISASKTVGMVLKKGDIVIYESTVYPGCTEEDCVPVLEENSGLKFNEDFFCGYSPERINPGDKKNTLTKILKITSGSTQEIAEEVDQLYKSIIEAGTHKAPSMKVAEAAKLIENCQRDVNISFVNELALIFERMNIDTQEVLEAAGTKWNFLKFQPGLVGGHCIGVDPYYMLHKAEQLGYFPALIGSGRRINDNMGSFVANKVIKLMIQKNLNIKGGRALILGVTFKENCPDIRNTKVVDIYAELKDFGLEVEIFDPWADKEEVREEYGIKLISEIKGQYEVVLHAVSHQVFSEIQYGEILKPVHVLFDVKSTLDKNMVDGRL; encoded by the coding sequence TTGAATATAGTCATAATAGGATTGGGTTATGTGGGTTTACCCCTGGCCGTAGAATTTGGAAAAAAATATCCCACAATTGGATTTGATATTAATCTTAAACGAATTGAGGAATTGAAATCCGGTTTTGACCGTACCCGCGAGACGGAAAAGGAGGAATTACTCAATAGCCGGCATTTAAGTTTTGCCACAGATATCGCCATCCTTAATAATCTGGAAGGAAAAAAAATCTTTATAGTTACCGTTCCAACTCCGATTGATAGTGCTAACAAACCTGATTTAAGGCCATTGATTTCCGCCAGTAAAACGGTGGGTATGGTCTTAAAAAAAGGAGATATCGTAATCTATGAAAGTACAGTGTACCCCGGTTGTACCGAGGAAGATTGTGTGCCGGTATTGGAAGAAAATAGTGGTTTAAAATTTAATGAAGATTTCTTTTGTGGCTATTCCCCGGAACGTATCAACCCGGGAGATAAAAAAAATACACTCACAAAAATATTGAAAATCACTTCGGGTTCTACCCAAGAGATTGCCGAGGAGGTAGATCAATTGTATAAAAGCATCATCGAAGCCGGTACCCACAAGGCACCAAGCATGAAAGTAGCCGAAGCCGCCAAGCTCATAGAAAACTGTCAGAGAGACGTAAATATTTCTTTTGTCAATGAACTGGCATTGATTTTTGAAAGAATGAATATCGATACACAGGAAGTGCTGGAGGCTGCAGGTACCAAATGGAATTTTCTTAAGTTTCAACCCGGCCTGGTGGGAGGGCATTGCATCGGGGTGGATCCTTATTATATGTTGCATAAAGCCGAGCAATTAGGATATTTTCCGGCCTTGATTGGTTCCGGACGACGCATTAATGACAATATGGGTTCATTTGTGGCCAATAAGGTCATAAAACTAATGATTCAAAAAAACCTGAACATAAAGGGTGGAAGGGCATTGATTCTGGGTGTCACTTTTAAAGAAAACTGCCCCGATATACGCAATACCAAGGTGGTGGATATATATGCCGAATTGAAAGATTTTGGACTGGAAGTAGAGATTTTTGATCCCTGGGCCGATAAAGAGGAAGTAAGGGAGGAATATGGTATCAAACTTATCTCTGAAATAAAAGGCCAATACGAAGTAGTGTTGCATGCCGTAAGCCATCAGGTATTTTCCGAAATACAATATGGAGAAATCCTTAAGCCGGTTCATGTGCTTTTTGATGTTAAATCAACTTTGGATAAAAATATGGTTGACGGAAGATTATAA
- a CDS encoding SLBB domain-containing protein: MKQVSDAQIESFIKEAESKGLSELQVEALAKANGYTNEDIIKIRERVNRLKAGTNNNAGSQNSVVREQLGEVSERAVVQIEAPIKDKKVLFGSDLFSSKNLNFEPNLRIPTPANYIIGPDDELSIDITGYAYQHYDLKVSAEGTVKLESLTPIYVNGLTVQKAKTKIEQRLKSLFAGLRNGTLEMDLTLGRVRSIKVTVVGDVKNPGTYNVSSLATLFNALYVSGGPSGMGSLRNIQLLRNNRVIQKLDLYEFLLKGTMNGNVNLMDQDVVFIPTLERKVTFQGQVKRPMIFELKADENLDEAIQFAGGFTEEAFTENIQIQRNNEKERVLLDVARKDYKTITLKNGDQIEINAILDRYTNKVEVLGAVFRPGQYALDSRLKTVKDLIMRAEGLREDAFRNRAILKRERENLDPEYISLDLNKILEGEDLMLKRQDVLIIKSTVELREMRKVSIQGAVNQPGEFDFVDSMSVNDLVLLAGGYREGATNKRIEIARRLYNDENNSETVQIISLDGSKDLSLSAKRTVLRPFDQLFIRELPNYQIQSIVNIEGEVNYPGNYVIQNRNERISDLVERAGGFRPEAYIFGARFYRAGKQVAVDLAKVMKNKNASINLFLEAGDKLVLPKEEQTVRVTGQVLNPTSVAYQPDFGIRDYISQAGGFSDSARVKKTYVKYANGYTGRTKYFLGIKDFPRVERGMVIIVPVKHRERLSKAEIISLSTGMVSMSAVLLTLIRLIPSTSTTK, encoded by the coding sequence TTGAAACAAGTGTCGGACGCACAGATTGAGTCCTTTATCAAAGAAGCAGAAAGTAAAGGTTTGTCCGAATTGCAGGTAGAAGCACTCGCCAAAGCCAACGGTTATACCAATGAAGATATCATCAAAATAAGAGAAAGAGTCAATCGCCTTAAAGCCGGAACAAACAACAACGCAGGTTCACAAAATTCTGTAGTAAGAGAACAATTAGGCGAAGTATCAGAAAGGGCAGTGGTTCAAATCGAAGCACCAATTAAAGACAAAAAAGTATTATTTGGTTCAGATTTATTCAGCAGTAAAAACCTCAATTTTGAACCCAATCTCCGCATTCCCACACCGGCCAATTATATCATCGGACCTGATGATGAGCTTAGCATCGATATCACTGGCTATGCCTATCAGCACTATGATCTCAAAGTTTCGGCTGAAGGCACCGTAAAACTGGAAAGCCTGACCCCCATCTATGTCAATGGACTCACAGTACAGAAAGCCAAAACAAAAATTGAACAGAGACTTAAATCTCTTTTTGCAGGTCTAAGAAATGGCACTTTGGAGATGGATCTGACGCTTGGAAGGGTTAGATCCATTAAAGTAACTGTCGTTGGTGATGTGAAAAACCCGGGTACCTATAATGTATCTTCCCTGGCTACGCTATTCAATGCCCTTTATGTTTCCGGTGGACCCTCAGGCATGGGAAGTTTACGAAACATACAACTATTGCGAAACAACCGGGTGATTCAGAAACTTGACCTCTATGAGTTTTTGTTGAAAGGCACCATGAATGGAAATGTAAATCTGATGGATCAGGATGTGGTGTTTATCCCGACCCTGGAGCGAAAAGTCACTTTTCAGGGACAGGTAAAACGCCCCATGATTTTTGAATTAAAGGCAGATGAAAACCTGGACGAAGCCATTCAGTTTGCAGGGGGATTTACAGAGGAGGCTTTTACAGAAAACATTCAGATTCAAAGAAATAATGAAAAAGAGCGGGTATTGCTGGATGTGGCACGGAAAGATTACAAAACTATCACGCTCAAAAACGGCGACCAGATAGAAATTAACGCCATCTTAGATCGCTATACCAACAAAGTAGAAGTGCTGGGTGCCGTATTCAGACCTGGACAATACGCCTTAGATTCCCGTTTGAAAACGGTTAAAGATCTCATTATGCGTGCGGAAGGGCTTCGGGAAGATGCCTTTAGAAACCGGGCCATTCTGAAAAGAGAACGTGAAAACCTTGATCCGGAATATATCTCCTTAGACTTGAACAAAATATTGGAGGGAGAAGATCTGATGCTGAAAAGACAGGATGTATTGATTATCAAATCCACTGTGGAGCTAAGAGAAATGCGGAAAGTAAGTATCCAGGGTGCGGTAAATCAGCCCGGGGAATTTGATTTTGTGGATAGCATGAGTGTGAATGACCTGGTATTACTGGCAGGCGGATACCGAGAAGGAGCTACCAATAAACGAATTGAAATAGCCAGAAGACTATACAATGATGAAAACAACAGCGAAACCGTTCAAATAATCAGCCTGGATGGTAGCAAAGATCTGAGTCTGAGTGCCAAAAGAACCGTTTTGCGACCCTTTGATCAGTTATTTATCAGGGAATTGCCCAATTACCAGATTCAAAGTATAGTGAATATTGAAGGAGAGGTAAATTATCCGGGCAATTACGTAATTCAAAACAGAAACGAACGTATCAGTGATCTGGTTGAACGTGCAGGAGGTTTCAGACCTGAGGCTTATATTTTTGGTGCCAGATTTTACAGAGCCGGCAAACAAGTAGCGGTGGATCTTGCTAAAGTGATGAAAAACAAAAACGCTTCTATTAATTTATTTTTGGAAGCAGGAGATAAATTGGTCTTACCCAAAGAAGAGCAAACCGTTCGGGTTACCGGACAAGTTTTAAATCCTACTTCGGTCGCATATCAACCTGATTTTGGTATCAGAGATTATATTTCGCAAGCCGGTGGTTTTTCTGACTCTGCCAGAGTGAAAAAGACTTATGTGAAATATGCCAATGGCTACACCGGCCGAACCAAATATTTTTTGGGGATAAAAGATTTTCCCAGAGTGGAAAGAGGCATGGTAATTATTGTACCAGTTAAGCACAGAGAAAGACTCAGCAAAGCTGAAATTATCTCCTTAAGTACCGGTATGGTATCCATGTCTGCGGTGTTATTAACTTTGATTAGACTGATTCCAAGCACAAGCACTACAAAATAA